CGGGGCCGGACCGCCGTGCGCTCTCGGAGTTGGAACCGCTGTGCCCGGCGGCCAACATCGCGTTCGCGGGTGAGCGGATCGCGCGGGTGCTGGCCGTCCCCTTCGCCAGCTCGCCGGATGAGGTGTCGGGCGGGTGCGAATGATGGGCGTTTCATGGGTGGCGGCGGCGTCGATGTCGCCGGAGATCAGTCGACGGCCGGTGACGGCGCAGATCGAGCGGGAGTTCTCCGGGGTGGTGGCCTGGTACGGCACCGTCACCCAAGCATGGTGGGCCGTGGTCCGGGTCCGCGGTAAGCACCTCCTGGTGGAGGCCAAGAGTCCGAGCGAGTTGCGGGAGGCGATCGTCACCGCGCGGGGCTGGACGTGGCCGAGATGACGAGCGGGCCGAGCAAGGGCGGGCCGCATGCGGTGGGGCACGACCGGATCGGGACTGAATGCCCGGTCACGTGTCTTGGGGTGTGGACGGTCGGTGACTTGCTGGCCCTGCTGGTGGAGGCGCGGCGGGTGTCCGGGCTGCCTGCTGCTCCTGCCGATGCGGGCTTTGGTGCGCACAGGCATGAAGGCGGGCGCCTGTCTCGGGCGTGTCCGCTGGCGTGCTTGCAGTTGTCGACCAGGGTCCGCAACGCCCTGCGCAACGATCGGAACTGCACTGCCACGACGGTGGGTGACCTGCTGGACCTGCTGTGGTCGCGTGACCTGCACGAGGTGCGGTTGATGGGCGCGCGGGGAGTCGGCGAAGTGCATGCGGTATTGCTGGCGGCAGGGTTCTCGGTGCCAAGACTGGGGTGAGCTTCCCGGCGGTCGGCATCCCTTGCTGCCGTGGGCTAAAGCCGCGATAGGTGCGGGTCGGGGCGGCCCGGTAGTCGTGACGTAGGCGCGCATGGGCGCTACTGTGCGGTGAAGTGCGCTTATGCGGTCAAGCGCCAGAGTCGTCAGGTGGTCGTCATGTCGGGTTTGGAGTTCGAGCCCCCCAAGTACGCGCGGGTGGTGCTGGAGTTGCGCCGCCGGATCGAGAACGGGGACTACGCCCCCGGCGCCATGCTGCCCTCGGAATCTCAACTCGTGCGGGAGTTCGCGGTGGGGCGTACCACGGTGGTGCGGGCGCTCCAGATGCTCCAGCAGGACGGATGGATCATCCGCGAGCACGGGCGCGGCTCGTACGTCAAAGGCCGGCCCTCGTCGTCGGCGCGGCCTGCTCGTCCGGGCCTGGCGGTGCTGGACCAACCCGAAACCGCGGCCGGGGTCACGCTGGTCGACGTCGGATTGCAGCATGCGCCTACTGCGGTCGTCGGCCTGCTAGGCGGGGACAGTGGGCGTGTGGTGGCGCGGCGGTTGGTGACGGTCCGGGACGGGATCGCCTCGGAGGTGGTGACGTGCTGGTTCCCTCAAGAGCTGGTGTACGGGACCGACCTGGACAAGGATGCGGCGCTTCCGGTGGGGCTGCGGGCGCACCTGCGCACGGTCAAGGGCCTGCGCATCGATCACATCTCCGAGCGCATGACCGCGCGCCTTCCCGCAGGGGACGAACCCCACCTCTTGCAGATCAAGAAGTCTGAGCCGGTGCTGTCGGTGCTGGCTGGGCTGCATGACGCCTCGGATGCGGTGCGGTTCGTCGCCGAGGTCGTGATGCCCGGATCGCTGCATGAGCTGGAAGACGTCTACAGCGTCCCCGAATGACCCAATCTCCCTGACCTGCCGATACGCAAGATGTGATGCAGGTCACTCTTCTGTAAGGTTGTCCGGTCGAGTGGCTGAGGTACTTTCTAGACATGCACTCGTCCGGACAAGCGGACGGGTGAACATCTGGAGGTGCCGCAATGGCGGTAAAGGGTCCGTTCAAGGTCGCGTTCGGGGACATGTTCCCTCTCGGCGCGTTCGTCAAGGGCGGTGTGGAGGCGGTCCGCGACTTCGACGCCTCGACCAAGGAGACCTTCGTCCAGGCGCGAGACAAGGACACCGGCGAACTGGTGTGGGCCGTGGAAGTGGTCGACGGCGACCCCGAGTCCAAGGGGACGTTCAAGGTGAAGCTGACCGCGCCCGTTCAGCCGATCGTCCCGGAGGCTCCGGCGGGGTTCCCGTTCGTGCCGGTGGAGTTCGAGGGGCTGGCGGTCACGCCCTACGTCAACTCCGGTACCGGGCGGCTGGCCTACAGCCTCAAGGCGTCGGCGGTCCTCCCGGCCAACTTCAAGGGCGGCGGACGCACGACGAGCAAGGACAACGGCGCGGCCGCAAAGGATGCGGCCTGATGGCGGGCGGGCGCATGTCGGCGCTGTCGCTGCCGATCGATGCCGGGGCGTCGGTGGAGTTCAAGCCGTTCCGGGCGCGTACGCCGCTGTTCACGGTCTCGGCCGGTCGGGTGCTGGTC
The sequence above is a segment of the Actinomadura coerulea genome. Coding sequences within it:
- a CDS encoding plasmid replication, integration and excision activator, with the protein product MAVKGPFKVAFGDMFPLGAFVKGGVEAVRDFDASTKETFVQARDKDTGELVWAVEVVDGDPESKGTFKVKLTAPVQPIVPEAPAGFPFVPVEFEGLAVTPYVNSGTGRLAYSLKASAVLPANFKGGGRTTSKDNGAAAKDAA
- a CDS encoding GntR family transcriptional regulator, coding for MSGLEFEPPKYARVVLELRRRIENGDYAPGAMLPSESQLVREFAVGRTTVVRALQMLQQDGWIIREHGRGSYVKGRPSSSARPARPGLAVLDQPETAAGVTLVDVGLQHAPTAVVGLLGGDSGRVVARRLVTVRDGIASEVVTCWFPQELVYGTDLDKDAALPVGLRAHLRTVKGLRIDHISERMTARLPAGDEPHLLQIKKSEPVLSVLAGLHDASDAVRFVAEVVMPGSLHELEDVYSVPE